The following coding sequences lie in one Apium graveolens cultivar Ventura chromosome 3, ASM990537v1, whole genome shotgun sequence genomic window:
- the LOC141711475 gene encoding putative protein phosphatase 2C 9, translated as MDCFKCFRGRSSYNSGNGKSHVDNIKYGYSLVKGQADHPMEDYHVAKFVKIDEHELGMFAIYDGHMGDSVPTYLQKHLFANILKEEEFWTDPMRSISKAYEKTDQAILSNSSNLGRGGSTAVTAILINGRRLWVANVGDSRAVLSRRGEALQMTVDHEPNTERGSIENKGGFVSNMPGDVPRVNGQLAVSRAFGDKSLKTHLRSDPDIQNATVGTDVDVLILASDGLWKVMTNQEAVDIARITKDPQKASKQLVDEALKRESKDDISCVVVRFR; from the exons TGCTTCAGAGGGCGGTCATCCTATAATTCTGGCAATGGAAAAAGCCATGTGGATAATATTAAATATGGTTACAGCCTAGTGAAAGGGCAAGCCGATCATCCCATGGAGGATTATCATGTTGCTAAGTTTGTGAAGATAGATGAGCACGAACTCGGGATGTTTGCAATATATGATGGTCATATGGGGGATAGTGTTCCAACTTATCTGCAGAAGCATTTGTTTGCCAATATATTAAAGGAG GAAGAATTTTGGACTGACCCGATGAGATCAATCTCAAAAGCCTATGAGAAGACAGACCAAGCAATCCTTTCCAACAGTTCTAACCTTGGGCGAGGTGGATCTACTGCTGTCACAGCAATTTTAATAAATGGCCGAAGGTTATGGGTTGCTAATGTAGGGGATTCGCGAGCTGTTCTTTCGAGGCGCGGTGAGGCATTGCAGATGACTGTTGACCATGAACCCAACACAGAACGAGGCAGCATTGAGAATAAAGGAGGTTTTGTCTCGAACATGCCAG GTGATGTTCCTAGAGTGAACGGGCAGCTAGCAGTTTCTCGTGCATTTGGAGATAAAAGTCTTAAAACACATCTACGATCTGACCCAGACATTCAAAATGCTACTGTTGGAACCGATGTCGATGTTCTTATTCTGGCAAGTGACGGATTGTGGAAG GTTATGACCAATCAAGAGGCAGTTGATATTGCAAGAATAACGAAAGACCCACAGAAGGCATCCAAGCAATTAGTAGATGAAGCTTTGAAGAGAGAGAGTAAAGATGATATATCTTGTGTTGTAGTCAGGTTTCGTTGA
- the LOC141710533 gene encoding uncharacterized protein LOC141710533: MFNVQGDNDLPSRWENKNTQFVNDPLQAGLSGVDCTFCHVLRDIIHLKGDETTKLEIHGRFGMICHGILEISTGDMAAPNKEYKRIDFCNTSIPDVREFLVDYFDARSDAYYCMVDDPLQTFYDALCVQSEWDCVLGDNFQASQGKIDTNQSEARSKIPKKRTYKEQIEYVKSLTIKDIAKFFHLREHDAARHLEISPSTIKKIARNAGLERWPYRKIKANEKSIRKILGRIDPANPTTNAKAEEELQMLLRKKDEFYAPYQ, encoded by the exons ATGTTTAATGTGCAAGGGGATAATGATCTTCCATCTAGATGGGAAAATAAGAACACTCAATTTGTAAATGATCCTTTACAAGCAGGCCTTAGTGGCGTTGATTGCACTTTCTGTCATGTTTTAAGAGATATTATCCACTTGAAAG GCGATGAAACTACAAAACTTGAAATTCATGGTAGATTTGGTATGATCTGTCATGGAATACTTGAAATTAGTACGGGTGATATGGCTGCTCCAAACAAAGAGTATAAAAGAATTGA CTTTTGCAACACAAGCATACCTGATGTAAGGGAATTCCTGGTTGATTATTTTGACGCCCGCTCAGATGCCTATTATTGTATGGTAGATGATCCACTTCAAACGTTCTATGACGCGTTGTGTGTTCAATCCGAATGGGATTGTGTTCTTGGTGACAATTTTCAAGCATCTCAAGGGAAAATAG ACACAAATCAATCAGAGGCTCGGAGCAAAATACCAAAAAAGAGGACTTACAAAGAGCAG ATTGAATATGTTAAAAGTTTGACAATTAAAGATATTGCGAAATTTTTCCATCTCCGCGAACACGATGCTGCTAGGCATCTTGAAATTTCCCCCTCTACAATTAAGAAAATTGCTCGCAATGCTGGGTTGGAAAGGTGGCCGTATAGAAAG ATAAAAGCCAATGAGAAAAGTATTAGAAAAATACTCGGCCGTATTGATCCAGCAAATCCTACAACAAACGCAAAGGCTGAGGAAGAACTGCAGATGCTTTTGAGAAAAAAAGATGAGTTTTACGCTCCTTACCAGTAA
- the LOC141713745 gene encoding omega-amidase, chloroplastic-like has translation MASTFKPEQARVPPAIPLPTPPITKFKIGLCQLAVTADKERNIVHARTAIVEAAEKGAKLEIWNSPYSNDSFPDYAEDIEAGKDASPSTAMLSEVARTLKITIVAGSIPERCGDKLYNTCCVFDTDRKLKAKHRKVFFCPCVPIIISSFHP, from the exons ATGGCTTCTACTTTTAAGCCTGAGCAAGCTAGAGTTCCTCCAGCAATCCCATTGCCCACTCCACCAATCACAAAA TTCAAGATTGGATTGTGCCAATTGGCGGTGACTGCTGATAAGGAGAGGAACATAGTTCATGCACGAACTGCTATTGTCGAGGCTGCTGAGAAGGGTGCCAAGCTT GAAATATGGAACAGTCCATACTCCAATGATAGTTTCCCTGATTATGCCGAAGACATTGAAGCTGGTAAGGATGCATCTCCATCAACCGCAATGTTGTCTGAAGTTGCTCGTACTTTAAAGATCACAATAGTTGCTGGCTCTATACCTGAAAGATGTGGGGATAAGTTGTACAATACTTGTTGTGTTTTTGATACTGATAGGAAGCTGAAAGCTAAACATAGAAAGGTATTTTTTTGTCCATGCGTTCCTATTATCATATCTAGCTTTCATCCATAA
- the LOC141711473 gene encoding uncharacterized protein LOC141711473: MLASTSLVSSNFLSLPSKTKTPISTNLSEKNYNSSNSISFIFNKVSINKNVFLQQKTNKDMSFSSSITRKRSLQICHNSINSQDPEENEIDNNNGSGGGGGENWTTSVLLFLLWGGLMFYIFNLAPNQTPSRDMYFLKKLLNLKGDDGFRMNEVLVSLWYIMGLWPLVYSMLLLPFGRSSKSKIPVWPFLILSCFGGAYALFPYFILWRPPSPPIEEAELSRWPLNFLESKLTAGLTIAAGLGLITYAGVASGDVWAEFYQYFRESKFIHLTCIDFSLLSAFAPFWVYNDMTARKWDDKGIWLLPVSVIPLIGPSLYILLRPSLSVLPISLSSSTSEEK, translated from the exons ATGTTGGCGAGTACAAGCCTTGTCTCCTCAAACTTCCTCTCCTTGCCATCCAAAACCAAAACCCCCATTTCAACAAATTTATCTGAGAAGAATTATAATTCCTCCAATtctatttcttttattttcaacAAAGTCTCCATTAATAAAAATGTGTTTTTACAGCAGAAAACAAATAAAGATATGAGCTTTTCATCTTCAATTACCAGAAAAAGGTCCCTTCAAATTTGCCACAACTCTATCAACTCACAAGACCCAGAAGAGAATGAGATTGATAACAACAATGGaagtggtggtggtggtggtgaaAATTGGACTACTTCAGTTTTGTTGTTCTTGTTGTGGGGTGGACTTATGTTTTATATTTTCAATCTTGCACCTAATCAAACCCCG TCAAGGGACATGTATTTTTTGAAAAAGCTCCTTAATTTGAAAGGGGATGATGGATTTCGCATGAATGAAGTGCTTGTGTCACTTTGGTACATCATGGGGTTGTGGCCATTAGTGTACAGTATGCTGCTGCTACCATTTGGAAGAAG CTCAAAAAGCAAAATTCCTGTCTGGCCATTCCTCATACTGTCATGCTTTGGCGGTGCATATGCTCTTTTTCCATATTTTATTCTTTGGAGACCACCATCTCCACCCATTGAAGAAGCTGAGCTTAGCAGATGGCCTTTAAATTTTCTTGAATCAAAATTGACTGCCGGG CTAACAATTGCTGCAGGATTAGGCTTAATCACTTATGCAGGAGTAGCTAGCGGAGATGTTTGGGCTGAATTTTACCAGTACTTTAGAGAGAGCAAATTT ATTCATCTGACTTGCATTGATTTTTCTCTGCTATCAGCATTCGCTCCATTTTGGGTCTACAATGATATGACTGCTAGGAAGTG GGATGACAAAGGGATTTGGCTTCTTCCTGTATCAGTCATTCCATTAATAGGTCCTTCACTGTATATTCTTCTAAGACCGTCACTATCAGTGCTTCCTATATCATTGAGCTCGAGCACGTCAGAAGAAAAATGA